One window of Drosophila busckii strain San Diego stock center, stock number 13000-0081.31 chromosome 3L, ASM1175060v1, whole genome shotgun sequence genomic DNA carries:
- the LOC108598417 gene encoding LOW QUALITY PROTEIN: phosphate carrier protein, mitochondrial (The sequence of the model RefSeq protein was modified relative to this genomic sequence to represent the inferred CDS: deleted 2 bases in 2 codons; substituted 1 base at 1 genomic stop codon) → MTMFSSFFETARNSPFRSPLARVQCEESNKNSMALSAVPAVGTSPGPVHGREIAAAASAAGDSCEFGSSKYFALCGVGGILSCGTTHTFVVPLDLVKCRLQVDQAKYKNLFHGFKVTVAEEGARGLAKGWFPTFVGYSAQGLCKFGFYEIFKVKYAEILGEEKSYLYRTYLYLAASASAEFFADIALAPFEAAKLKIQNYSXDFANTFREAVPKMLKEEGINAFYKGLVPLWMRQIPYTMMKFACFERTVELLYKYAVPKPRAECTKGEQLVVTFAAGYIAGVFCAVVSHPADVVVSKLNQSKGASAVQVAKSLGFMGMWNGLTPRIIMIGTLTALQWFIYDGVKVALGIPRPPPPEMPASLKAKLEKKQ, encoded by the exons ATGACCATGTTCTCCTCGTTCTTTGAGACCGCAAGGAATTCGCCATTCCGCTCGCCCTTAGCACGCGTCCAGTGCGaagagagcaacaaaaatagtATGGCTCTTTCGGCTGTACCAGCAGTGGGCACATCTCCTGGCCCCGTGCATGGACGCGAAATTGCcgcagctgccagcgctgcagGCGATTCCTGTGAATTCGGCAGCAGCAAGTACTTTGCATTGTGCGGCGTTGGTGGTATCCTGAGCTGTGGTACCACGCATACATTTGTCGTGCCATTGGATTTGGTCAAGTGCCGTCTGCAGGTCGATCAGGCCAAGTATAAGAATCTGTTCCATGGCTTCAAGGTCACCGTGGCAGAGGAGGGCGCTCGTGGTTTGGCCAAGGGTTGGTTCCCCACCTTTGTGGGCTACTCGGCTCAG GGCTTGTGCAAGTTTGGCTTCTATGAGATTTTCAAGGTGAAGTACGCAGAAATTTTGGGCGAGGAGAAATCGTATCTGTATCGCACCTACTTGTACTTGGCTGCCTCAGCGTCGGCTGAATTCTTTGCTGATATTGCATTGGCTCCATTCGAAGCGGCCAAG CTTAAGATCCAGAACTATTCCTAGGATTTTGCCAACACATTCCGTGAGGCAGTA CCCAAGATGTTGAAGGAGGAGGGCATCAATGCATTCTACAAGGGCTTGGTCCCATTGTGGATGCGTCAAATTCCCTACACCATGATGAAGTTCGCGTGCTTCGAGCGCACCGTCGAGCTGCTCTACAA ATATGCAGTGCCCAAGCCACGTGCTGAGTGCACCAAGGGTGAGCAGCTGGTTGTCACCTTTGCCGCTGGTTATATTGCTGGTGTCTTCTGTGCCGTTGTTTCCCATCCTGCTGATGTGGTTGTATCCAAGCTGAATCAATCTAAGGGCGCTAGCGCTGTGCAGGTGGCCAAGTCGCTGGGCTTCATGGGCATGTGGAACGGTTTAACGCCACGTATTATTATGATTGGTACACTCACTGCCCTGCAGTGGTTCATCTATGATGGTGTCAAGGTTGCCTTGGGCATTCCTCGTCCACCACCACCAGAAATGCCAGCCAGCTTGAAGGCCAAGCTGGAGAAGaagcagtaa
- the LOC108598672 gene encoding LOW QUALITY PROTEIN: protein aurora borealis (The sequence of the model RefSeq protein was modified relative to this genomic sequence to represent the inferred CDS: inserted 2 bases in 1 codon; deleted 2 bases in 1 codon) — translation MYTDEVRTPQALKTRYFSELKCRITASGRRMSTSSLTKVASTTPTDGAKPNASPQMCSSATVCTPPPKRQQKVRNPFENALAERLHLPLIASPSLFQCRTRTPQLCSTQFEWDIEEVSQLKPADVEPHETQFHDSPDPEQESKAQLAISTFFKESHIVPSPVDCPLRKQRIILSEIDDNTPISNKTKPRRRDCEVQTELTLPPVLPPALEEALRPPYSPHLAARNCKSGSSVDLFNSSMRRKLFDLQNIVVLGELDQAAANXHMVGSSPQGKQTLFAGRLSDSPGEEGSSSFGCLSPIRNLCGLPIGTPDDGNGKRKHLFQDMQDIPSPIAPSEHLSRRTQQPSTSSNNNNMTLSELTGTARVACKFTPDRSSSPMALEYSTDCSINQRVSRLHVNSIKQSSGQVKQLSEPQLFEPETDYDTDDVDEDAMQLSTLSFNCSSSNSDTPRGHRRGRSANRKNLSQSFSANLLDEPEELLEEVIVTDKPAPSATTDSIQTVQRIGFCRTDSGFNETSSTTSNFACSQECAPLDVSMVCCSTPSTRS, via the exons atgtaCACGGATGAGGTGCGCACTCCCCAGGCACTCAAGACAAGATACTTTTCCGAGTTAAAATGCAGAATAACTGCAAGTGGGCGGCGCATGAGCACAAGCAGTCTGACAAAAGTGGCGTCTACAACGCCTACCGATGGCGCCAAACCAAATGCAAGTCCCCAAATGTGTTCGTCGGCAACGGTATGCACACCGCCCCCCAAAAGACAACAAAAGGTGCGGAATCCATTTGAAAATGCTCTGGCGGAACGCTTGCACTTGCCGTTAATTGCCAG TCCATCGCTTTTTCAGTGCCGCACACGCACACCTCAACTGTGTTCCACACAATTCGAATGGGATATAGAAGAAGTATCACAGCTCAAGCCTGCAGATGTGGAGCCACATGAAACACAATTTCACGATTCACCAGATCCAGAGCAAGAATCTAAGGCACAGCTGGCCATAAGCACCTTCTTCAAGGAATCTCACATAGTGCCAAGTCCGGTCGACTGCCCGCTGCGCAAGCAACGCATTATATTAAGCGAAATTGATGATAATACGCCAATATCTAACAAAACCAAGCCCCGTCGCCGCGACTGTGAAGTGCAAACAGAGTTGACATTACCGCCCGTACTGCCACCAGCGCTGGAGGAGGCATTGCGTCCA CCTTACAGCCCTCATTTAGCAGCACGAAACTGCAAGTCTGGGAGCAGCGTAGATCTATTTAACAGCTCCATGCGTcgcaaattgtttgatttgcagAACATAGTGGTGTTGGGTGAGTTagatcaagcagcagcaaa acatatGGTGGGTTCGAGTCCACAGGGTAAGCAGACCTTGTTTGCAGGCAGGCTCTCGGATTCCCCCGGCGAAGAAGGCTCTAGCAGCTTTGGCTGCCTGTCACCCATACGCAATTTATGTGGTCTACCAATTGGCACACCTGACGATGGCAATGGGAAACGGAAACATCTGTTTCAAGATATGCAGGATATACCTTCGCCCATTGCGCCCTCAGAGCATTTAAGTCGACGCACACAGCAGCCCAGCACaagtagcaacaataacaacatgaCGCTATCCGAACTCACTGGCACTGCGCGAGTTGCCTGCAAGTTTACTCCCGATCGCAGCAGCTCGCCTATGGCCTTGGAGTACTCCACAGACTGCAGCATTAATCAACGAGTGAGTCGCCTGCACGTGAATAGCATCAAACAATCGTCAGGCCAGGTGAAGCAGCTGTCGGAGCCACAGCTATTTGAGCCAGAGACAGACTATGACACAGATGACGTAGATGAGGATGCAATGCAGCTGTCTACCCTcagctttaattgcagctcatCCAACTCCGACACGCCGCGTGGTCATCGTCGTGGACGCTCTGCTAATCGCAAGAATCTGTCGCAATCGTTTAGCGCAAATCTACTGGATGAGCCAGAGGAGCTACTTGAAGAGGTAATAGTGACTGATAAGCCAGCTCCAAGTGCTACTACAGACTCTATACAAACTGTCCAACGTATTGGTTTTTGTCGGACTGACAGCGGTTTCAATGAAACTAGCAGCACCACCTCGAATTTTGCGTGCTCCCAGGAGTGCGCTCCCTTAGATGTCTCCATGGTCTGCTGCTCTACGCCCTCCACGCGTTCCTGA
- the LOC108600569 gene encoding protein phosphatase 1 regulatory subunit 3C-B — protein sequence MISHSPPIFSHSPPVSFLADYMSGHQRQALNYNDEANRASRYCRPQAVTLASKAMVNNAANATQQLPAKTGGTPLGVGSRSGRSYLERMVSAPLLNTQPKSCLSRKSCLHKANQANTMDAAPTEQPSTTECCSSDDGVAANCCEQSRLRKKHVIFADDEGLSLTEVRVMSEPSNVPPYWSMKFLEQITQGLVSPHPPDQWTVDFKQPASDYLTFRQKIERDYVSLENVIVKDEESIVVGTIKVRNIDFQKEIIVRVTWDDWKSQQDIFCTFARAYGPATCAHVVFDTFSFKITLPPSSKRLEFCICYRTNEKEYWDNNDGKNYTISKRSPFYYNALSPYDKGQNRNSSQMRSTLTDAIAKAQQANGPNSPEANTPYW from the exons CTACAATGACGAGGCAAATAGAGCGTCGCGTTATTGCCGCCCTCAGGCGGTGACGCTGGCCTCCAAAGCCATGGTCAACAATGCTGCCAATGCTACACAACAGTTGCCCGCCAAGACGGGCGGCACTCCACTGGGCGTGGGCAGTCGCTCCGGACGCAGCTACTTGGAGCGCATGGTCTCCGCGCCGCTGCTCAACACACAGCCCAAGTCGTGTCTAAGCCGCAAATCCTGCCTGCACAAAGCTAACCAAGCCAACACAATGGATGCTGCGCCCACGGAGCAGCCATCGACCACCGAATGCTGCAGCTCAGACGATGGAGTTGCCGCCAACTGCTGCGAGCAGAG TCGCTTGCGCAAAAAACATGTGATCTTTGCTGATGATGAGGGTCTGTCCTTGACCGAGGTGCGTGTCATGTCGGAGCCCTCGAATGTGCCGCCCTACTGGAGCATGAAGTTCCTGGAGCAGATAACACAGGGACTGGTCAGTCCACATCCGCCCGATCAATGGACCGTGGACTTTAAGCAGCCAGCCTCAGACTATTTGACATTTAG ACAAAAAATCGAACGCGATTATGTCTCACTGGAGAATGTGATTGTCAAGGATGAGGAATCGATTGTGGTGGGCACCATCAAGGTGCGCAATATTGATTTCCAAAAGGAGATCATAGTGCGCGTCACCTGGGACGACTGGAAGAGTCAGCAGGACATCTTCTGCACCTTCGCACGTGCCTATGGTCCAGCCACCTGTGCACATGTCGTCTTTGATACATTCTCATTCAAAATAACGCTGCCGCCAAGCTCAAAGCGTTTGGAGTTCTGCATCTGCTATCGCACCAACGAAAAGGAATACTGGGATAATAATGAT GGTAAAAACTATACCATCAGCAAGCGTTCGCCCTTCTACTATAATGCTCTGTCACCCTATGATAAGGGTCAAAATCGCAACTCCAGTCAAATGCGCTCCACACTAACCGATGCCATAGCCAAAGCTCAGCAAGCCAATGGACCCAATAGTCCCGAAGCAAATACGCCCTATTGGTAA